In Deinococcus maricopensis DSM 21211, the sequence AAAGCGAGCCTGGGATGCATGACAAGTCGAGTGTGCGAGAGGACGAGAAGGAAGCCGCAGGGTTTCTGGATCGACTTATCGAGTGAATATGAAGGGTCAAGATACTAAGGGTCCACGGTGGATGCCCTGGCACTGGAGCCGATGAAGGACGCGATTACCTGCGAAAAGCCCCGAGGAGCCGGAGATTGGCGTTGAGACGGGGGTGTCCGAATGGGGAAACCCACCACGTGTGAACACGTGGTACTCCGCGTTGCGGAGAGGGAACTCAGGGAACTGAAACATCTCAGTACCTGAAGGAGAAGAGAGAGACATCGATTCCGTCAGTAGCGGCGAGCGAACGCGGACGAGCCCAAACCGAGGGTTTTAACCCTCGGGGTTGTAGGACCACAAGATGCGATTGCTGCTTGTTACTCGAACCAGCTGGGATGGCTGGACCAAAGAGGGTGACAGTCCTGTAGGGGAAAACGAGCAGCACGTTAGTGGCACCTGAGTAGGTCGTTGTTCGTGAAACGATGACTGAATCCGCGCGGACCACCGCGCAAGGCTAAATACTCCCAGTGACCGATAGCGCATAGTACCGTGAGGGAAAGGTGAAAAGAACCCCGGGAGGGGAGTGAAACAGAACCTGAAACCGTGGACTTACAAGCAGTCACAGCCCCATACGTGGGTGGTGGCGTGCCTATTGAAGCATGAGCCGGCGACTTAGATCTGTGTGGCAAGCTTAAACCATGAGGTGGAGGCGGAGCGAAAGCGAGTCTGAATAGGGCGCGGAGTCACACGGACTAGACTCGAAACCAGGTGAGCTACGCATGAGCAGGTTGAAACCCCCGTGACAGGGGGCGGAGGACCGAACCGGTGCACGCTGAAACGTTCTCGGATGACTTGTGTGTAGGAGTGAAAAGCTAACCGAACCTGGAGATAGCTAGTTCTCCCCGAAATGTATTGAGGTACAGCCTCAGGTAATGAGCACGGCCTGTAGAGCACTGACAAGGCTAGGGGGCCTACCAGCCTACCAAACCTTATCAAACTCCGAAGGGTCGTGAATTTAGCCTGGGAGTGAGGCTGCGAGAGCTAACTTCCGTAGCCGAGAGGGAAACAACCCAGACCGCCAGCTAAGGTCCCTAAATCATCGCTCAGTGGATAAGGATGTGTCGTCGCTACAACAGCCAGGAGGTTGGCTTAGAAGCAGCCACCCTTTAAAGAGTGCGTAATAGCTCACTGGTCGAGTGACGATGCGCCGAAAATGATCGGGGCTCAAGCGATGTACCGAAGCTGCGGATTGATTCAGCAATGAATCTCTGGTAGGGGAGCGTTCCCTAGGCCGATGAAGGTTCACCGGAAGGAGGACTGGAGGTATGGGAAGTGCGGATGCCGGTATGAGTAACGATAAAACAGGTGAGAATCCTGTTCGCCGTAAGGACAAGGGTTCCTGGGGAAGGGTCGTCCGCCCAGGGAAAGTCGGGACCTAAGGCGAGGCCGAAAGGCGTAGTCGATGGACAGCAGGTCAAGATTCCTGCACTACTGACCGGAGTGATGGAGGGACGCATTAGGCTAATCCAAGCGGAGCTATGGCTATGCCCGTTGGTGCATCAAGGTGGTTCGGGTCAGAAAATCTACCGAACACTACACTGAGTTGCATCGGGAGCTTCTTCGGAAGTGAAGTGGATGACGTCACGGTGCCAAGAAAAGCTTCTAAACGTTGAAACGTCAGTACCCGTACCGCAAACCGACACAGGTGTCCGAGTGTCAATGCACTAAGGCGCGCGAGAGAACCCTCGTTAAGGAACTTTGCAAGTTCACCCCGTAACTTCGGGAGAAGGGGTCCCCACTTCGAGTGGGGCGCAGTGAATAGGCCCTGGCGACTGTTTACCAAAACCACAGCACTCTGCCAACACGAAAAGTGGACGTATAGGGTGTGACGCCTGCCCGGTGCCGGAAGGTCAAGAGGAGGGGTGCAAGCTCCGAATTGAAGCCCCGGTGAACGGCGGCCGTAACTATAACGGTCCTAAGGTAGCGAAATTCCTTGTCGGGTAAGTTCCGACCTGCACGAAAGGCGTAACGATCAGGGCGCTGTCTCAACGAGGGACTCGGTGAAATTGAATTGGCTGTAAAGATGCGGCCTACCCGTAGCAGGACGAAAAGACCCCGTGGAGCTTTACTATAGTCTGACATTGGGATTCGGGTTCTTCTGCGTAGGATAGGTGGGAGCCTTTGAAGCTGGTCTCTTGGGATCGGTGGAGGCAACGGTGAAATACCACCCTGGAGAACTTGGATTTCTAACCCGAAGATGCAACTTCGGGAACAGTGTTTGATGGGTAGTTTGACTGGGGCGGTCGCCTCCCAAATTGTAACGGAGGCGCCCAAAGGTCACCTCAAGACGGTTGGAAATCGTCTGCAGAGCGCAAAGGTACAAGGTGGCTTGACTGCAAGACGTACATGTCGAGCAGGCACGAAAGTGGGGCTTAGTGAACCGGTGGTACCGTGTGGAAGGGCCATCGATCAACGGATAAAAGTTACCCCGGGGATAACAGGCTGATCTCCCCCGAGAGTCCATATCGGCGGGGAGGTTTGGCACCTCGATGTCGGCTCGTCGCATCCTGGGGCTGAAGAAGGTCCCAAGGGTTGGGCTGTTCGCCCATTAAAGCGGCACGCGAGCTGGGTTCAGAACGTCGTGAGACAGTTCGGTCTCTATCCGCTACGGGCGCAAGACACTTGAGGAGAGTTGTTCCTAGTACGAGAGGACCGGAATGAACGCACCGATGGTCTCCCTGCTGTCCCACCCGGGGCATCCGCAGGGTAGCTATGTGCGGATCGGATAACCGCTGAAAGCATCTAAGTGGGAAGCCGACTCCAAGATGAAGTGTCTCACCACGCAAGTGGGTAAGACTCCCGGAAGATCACCGGGTTAAGAGGCCAGAAGTGCACGCGCAGCAATGCGCTGAGCTGACTGGTGCTCATCAGTCGAGGTCTTGACCTTCACGCCCTTATACCCCCTCCGCACACTCGGCCGCCTCATGCTCAACATGAGACACCCCCGTGCCCATAGCACTGTGGAACCACCCCGCTCCATTCCGAACCGGGTCGTGAAACGCAGCAGCGCCGATGGTACTCGGACCGCAGGGTCCCGGAAGAGTAGGTCAGCGCGGGGGTTTTTGCTATGCGGGAGTAGCTCAGCTGGTAGAGCACTACCTTGCCAAGGTAGATGTCGCGAGTTCGAATCTCGTCTCCCGCTCCAACCCCACCCCCCATCCAATCGATGGGGGGCTTTTTTAGGTTTCGTCCCGCTGCACAGTGGGCCTTCAGGATGCCGCGCCTTTACCCTGAGCGTATGTTGACGACCCAAGTGCTAGGTGCGCCCACTGAAGACAACGCGCTCCTGATAACGGCCGACTCCGGGCAACAGCACACGCGACTCCTGCTGGACTGCGGTGCTGACGTCCTGCGGGAGGTGCCGCTCGCCGACATTCTTCGCATTGATCACCTGCTTTTCTCGCACCTGCACATGGACCACGTGTGCGGGTTCGACGCGTTCTTTCGAGCGAATTTCGGTCGCGTGGACCGCGAGAACCACGTGTGGGGACCGCCCGGCACGATTGCCGCGATTCACCACCGCTTCCAGGGGTACTGGTGGAACCACGCCAGGGACCTGCACGCCACCTGGTTCGTCCATGACGTGGACGAACGCTTGGTGCGAACCGCGCGGTTCGAGGCGCACGAGGCCTTTCGGGACGCCTCCCCGGCGGGCGAGCGTCCGCATGCCGGGGAGGTGCTGGTGACGCCCACAATCCGGGTGAGCGCGCTGCCGCTGCAGCACCATGGGCTGAGCCTGGGGTACGTGGTTCGCGAGCCGGAACGCGTGACGGTCAACGCCGACGCGCTGCGCAGCCTGGGCGTCCCCCCGGGACCGTGGCTCGCGCGTCTGAAACAGGGCGAGGCTGGGCCGCTGGAGCTTCAGGGCACCCTGCATGACAGCGCGGCCCTGCGGGACCGCCTGCTCGTGCGGGAGGCTGGGCAGAGCGCCGCGTACCTGACGGACTTCCTGCTGGACGGCGCCACACATGAGCGTCTGCGCACGGCCCTCGCCGGCGTGGGGACGTTGTTCGTGGAGGCGCAGTACGCCCCGGACGACGAAGCCCTGGCGGTGCGGCACCATCACACGACCGTGACGCAGGTGGCGGCCCTCGCGCGCGACGCGGGCGTGACGGACGTGCAACTCATTCACCTGTCCCGCCGCTACCGGCGGGCGCAGTGGCCGGAACTGCTCGCAGCCGCCCGCACCCTCGCGCCCCAAGCACGGTTCCCCGATGGCTGGTTGACGGCAGTGAAAGACGGCAGCGGCCCCGAACCCGTGGGGCCGCTGCCGCACGACGCTTAACTCAGGGCGCGCTGCAGGTCGGCGAGGAGGTCCTGGGGGTGCTCCACGCCGACGCTCATGCGGATGCTGTGCGGCGTGACGCCCGCCGCGCGGCGCGCCGCTTCGGGCAGGCGGCCGTGCGTGGTCGTCCACGGGTGGATGACCAGCGTGCGGGTGTCGCCCAGGTTCGGAGCCATACGGATCAACTGCAACTGCGACAGGAACCGTGCCGGGTCCGGCACCTCGAACGTCAGCACCGCGCCGTACCCGCCCCGCAGGTACTGCTTCGCGAGGGTGTGGTGCGCGCTGCTCGGCAGACCCGGGTAGCTGACGCGCGTGACGCGTTCGTCTGCCTCGAGGGCGCGGGCGAGCGTGAGGGCCGTGGCGCTCTCGCGCTCCAAGCGCAGCGCCAGCGTTTCCAGGCCGAGCGCAATCACGCCCGCGGCGTGCGGCGCGAGGTTCATGCCGAGCTGGTGCGCGCCCAGCCACCGCAGCCGCCACGCGAGTGCGTCCGCGCCGCGCTGCGCCAACAGGTTCGGTTCGCCGTCCGTGAACACCGGCAGGCGCGTCAGGTCGTGCGCCGCCCCGACGGTGACGCTGCCGCCCAGCACGCTCCCGTGGCCGGCCGCCCACTTCGTGAGGGAGTGCGTGACGAGGTCCGCGCCGTGCTCCAGCGGGCGACACAAGTACCCCACGCCGCCCCAGGTGTTGTCGATACCGAGCAGCGCGCCATGCTCGTGCGCGAGGTCCGCGAGTGCGCGGATGTCCGCGATGTCCGCTGCCGGGTTCCCGATGGTTTCCGCCCACACCAGCCGCGTGTTCTCCCGCAGTGCGGCGCGCACCGCTGCGGGCGTGTTCTCCACGAGCGTCGTCTGCACGCCCATGAGCGGCAGGACGTTGTTCAGCAGGCCAGCCGTGCCGCCGAACACGCTGCCGGTGCTGACCACGTGGTCCCCGGCGCGCAGGACGCCCAGCATGGCCGTGAAGGTCGCGGCCTGCCCGCTGGCGAGCGCCACGGTGGCGGCGCCGCCCTCCAGGGCGCTGACGCGCGCCTCGAGGGCGCGCAGCGTGGGATTCTGAATGCGGCTGTAGCTGTGTGTCGCGCCCGTCTGGAATTCCTGCGCGGCGGCGTCCAGCGTGTCGAACTGGAAGGCCGCGACCTGATGCACCGGGATGCCGACGCCCACGCCGCTCTCGCGCGGGACACCGACATGCACAGCCCGACTTTCAAATGCCTGCTCCTCGTACGCGTCGAATTGCATATGGCACGCTAACACCCGTTAGGGGTGCCGCGCGCCACCCTGTCTTGCCTGCCCCCTGGGCGTACACCCAAAGGTGCATGCGCGGCGCGCGCCAGACCGTTACCCTGAGCGTGGCATGCTCGAATGGATTCAAAACCTGATGCAGCACCTCGGATACGGAGGCATCTTCCTGCTGATGGTTCTGGAAAACGTCTTCCCCCCGGTGCCGGCCGAAGTCATCATGCCCGCCGCGGGCTTCGCTGCGGCGCGCGGAGAACTGCACCTGCTGCTCGCCATCGTGGCGGGCACAGCCGGCAGCGTGGTGGGCACGCTGCCGCTCTACTTTCTGGGCCGCCTGGTGGGCGAAGTGCGCCTCGCCGCGTGGGCGGACCGTTACGGACGGTGGCTGACGCTGAGCAGCCGCGACATTCAGCAGGCGGACGACTGGTTCGACCGGCACGGACACAAGGCCGTGCTGTTCGGGCGCCTGCTGCCCGGCATTCGCAGCCTGCTGAGCATCCCTGCAGGGCTCAGCGAAATGCCGCTCGGGAAGTTCCTGCTGTACACCGCGCTCGGCAGTGGCCTGTGGACGACCGTGAATGCTGGCGGCGGGTACCTGCTCGGCGAGAACTTCGAGCGTGTGCAGCACCTGATCGGGCCGATCGGCTCCGTCGTCGTCGTGGCGCTGGTCGTGTGGGCCGGCGTGTGGTTCGCGCGGCGCCTGCAGGAACGCCGGGCGCCGCTGTCACAAAAGCCACCGAGCCGACCGCGTCAACGTTCCCGCAAGGCCCGCTGAAGTTTCCGTACAGGTTCCGCCGGGCGCGCTTCATGGAGGGGGCGCGCCCGCGCCCTAGGCTGAAACGCATGACCACCACCCGCACCCTCGTGCTCGCCGCTCTGATGGCGACCGGCATGGCCGCCGCCCAGAGCAACGTCC encodes:
- a CDS encoding MBL fold metallo-hydrolase, with product MLTTQVLGAPTEDNALLITADSGQQHTRLLLDCGADVLREVPLADILRIDHLLFSHLHMDHVCGFDAFFRANFGRVDRENHVWGPPGTIAAIHHRFQGYWWNHARDLHATWFVHDVDERLVRTARFEAHEAFRDASPAGERPHAGEVLVTPTIRVSALPLQHHGLSLGYVVREPERVTVNADALRSLGVPPGPWLARLKQGEAGPLELQGTLHDSAALRDRLLVREAGQSAAYLTDFLLDGATHERLRTALAGVGTLFVEAQYAPDDEALAVRHHHTTVTQVAALARDAGVTDVQLIHLSRRYRRAQWPELLAAARTLAPQARFPDGWLTAVKDGSGPEPVGPLPHDA
- a CDS encoding aminotransferase class I/II-fold pyridoxal phosphate-dependent enzyme, producing MQFDAYEEQAFESRAVHVGVPRESGVGVGIPVHQVAAFQFDTLDAAAQEFQTGATHSYSRIQNPTLRALEARVSALEGGAATVALASGQAATFTAMLGVLRAGDHVVSTGSVFGGTAGLLNNVLPLMGVQTTLVENTPAAVRAALRENTRLVWAETIGNPAADIADIRALADLAHEHGALLGIDNTWGGVGYLCRPLEHGADLVTHSLTKWAAGHGSVLGGSVTVGAAHDLTRLPVFTDGEPNLLAQRGADALAWRLRWLGAHQLGMNLAPHAAGVIALGLETLALRLERESATALTLARALEADERVTRVSYPGLPSSAHHTLAKQYLRGGYGAVLTFEVPDPARFLSQLQLIRMAPNLGDTRTLVIHPWTTTHGRLPEAARRAAGVTPHSIRMSVGVEHPQDLLADLQRALS
- a CDS encoding DedA family protein, with protein sequence MLEWIQNLMQHLGYGGIFLLMVLENVFPPVPAEVIMPAAGFAAARGELHLLLAIVAGTAGSVVGTLPLYFLGRLVGEVRLAAWADRYGRWLTLSSRDIQQADDWFDRHGHKAVLFGRLLPGIRSLLSIPAGLSEMPLGKFLLYTALGSGLWTTVNAGGGYLLGENFERVQHLIGPIGSVVVVALVVWAGVWFARRLQERRAPLSQKPPSRPRQRSRKAR